A window of the Brassica oleracea var. oleracea cultivar TO1000 chromosome C1, BOL, whole genome shotgun sequence genome harbors these coding sequences:
- the LOC106315756 gene encoding ankyrin repeat domain-containing protein 49 isoform X2 translates to MAGGSGGGKSGASADLHSAARSGDLAAVQLIISSNPLAVNSRDKHSRTPLHLAAWAGHSEVVSYLCKNKADVGAAAVDDMGAIHFASQKGHLEVVRTLLSAGVSLKSITRKGLTPLHYAAQGSHLDLVKYLVKKGANVGATTKAGKNPADVAGNPETQTFLEECEEQARKDKVKNSQKKTEEVKPESCDVEGGDKGLKRKDSEDVNEEGEREETSSKAKKPKVVLRHLQESDDTEADQEEETEEPTNGTST, encoded by the exons ATGGCAGGCGGAAGCGGCGGCGGAAAATCAGGAGCATCGGCGGATCTTCACTCCGCGGCGAGATCCGGTGATTTAGCGGCAGTTCAGTTAATCATCAGCTCTAATCCTTTGGCCGTCAATTCGAGGGATAAGCATTCTCGGACTCC ACTACACTTAGCAGCATGGGCAGGCCACAGCGAGGTAGTGAGCTACTTATGCAAGAACAAAGCCGATGTTGGTGCTGCAGCAGTGGACGATATGGGTGCTATCCACTTTGCTTCCCAAAAGGGACACTTGGAAGTTGTGAGGACTCTTCTCTCCGCTGGGGTTTCACTGAAGTCCATCACTCGCAAGGGACTTACACCTCTTCACTACGCTGCTCAAGGTTCTCACTTGGACCTCGTTAAGTACCTGGTTAAGAAAGGAGCTAATGTCGGAGCCACAACAAAGGCCGGGAAGAATCCTGCGGATGTTGCGGGTAACCCTGAAACCCAAACCTTCCTTGAAGAATGTGAAGAGCAAGCGAGGAAAGATAAGGTGAAGAACAGTCAGAAAAAGACAGAGGAAGTGAAACCAGAGAGTTGTGATGTTGAAGGAGGTGATAAGGGTTTGAAAAGAAAGGATTCTGAAGATGTTAACGAGGAGGGAGAGAGAGAAGAAACTTCTTCCAAAGCGAAAAAGCCAAAAGTTGTTCTTCGTCATCTTCAGGAGAGTGATGACACAGAAGCTGACCAAGAAGAAGAAACTGAGGAACCAACCAATGGAACTTCAACTTGA
- the LOC106312117 gene encoding uncharacterized protein LOC106312117 isoform X2, giving the protein MLCASSSSFGHASMTMASSPLSRFVGTTLRYDQRRPSSWKMRNPIRTSAYPLFLNQLNKDSTRPNTYKEVTKPFRQIFAQEISTQSKDDDISIAKVLLYIAAEDEAFLAFNREMDAMSFVKENQSDSEEEQESVQDQSYPSKTDSEEHLLQLDGKSISEWLSELDAISKEVEAELVSRDIGCHSVQILEAVNTVLFDTRGFERTSKRLALDPKYSYLHSVLNSRCGTAFLFSVIYIEVCQRLGLPIVGARVGEEFLIWPKTENPEELFSETSGQSLFAIINGRCVDDPGSMASDLTGKSLLGLDVATNRDIIGIALANLIRVHWRRASKPSPGLMLTSPLSQLNSVSVSNFPLLRPQDLRLAIAAAERLLILEPLNWRLRRDLGMMHYYVRQSREAIQELSICIAFAFDEEEAKVLTLFVEKLHLLSSLKSPFGSDRLAVR; this is encoded by the exons ATGTTGTGTGCGTCATCTTCTTCCTTTGGTCATGCATCTATGACTATGGCTTCTTCACCACTTTCCAGATTTGTTGGTACTACTCTCAGGT ATGATCAACGTCGTCCTTCTTCTTGGAAGATGAGGAATCCGATTAGAACTTCTGCTTACCCTCTCTTTCTCAATCAGCTTAACAAAGACTCAACAAGACCCAACACTTACAAAGAG GTCACTAAGCCCTTTCGCCAGATCTTTGCTCAAGAGATCTCTACACAATCGAAAGACGATGATATTTCGATTGCTAAG GTTCTCTTGTACATTGCTGCTGAAGATGAAGCCTTCTTGGCTTTTAACCGGGAGATGGATGCTATGTCTTTCGTAAAAGAGAACCAATCTGATTCTGAGGAGGAGCAGGAAAGTGTCCAAGACCAATCTTATCCTAGTAAGACAGACTCTGAGGAGCACCTACTGCAGTTGGATGGAAAGAGCATATCCGAATGGCTGAGTGAGCTAGACGCAATCTCCAAAGAAGTAGAGGCAGAACTAGTCTCACGAGACATCGGCTGCCACTCGGTTCAAATTCTCGAAGCTGTGAACACAGTTCTCTTCGACACGAGAGGCTTCGAGAGGACATCAAAACGCTTGGCGTTAGACCCCAAGTACTCCTACCTTCACTCTGTACTTAACTCTAGATGCGGCACTG CATTCTTGTTTAGCGTTATATACATTGAAGTTTGCCAGCGTCTCGGCTTGCCTATCGTGGGAGCTCGAGTTGGGGAAGAGTTTTTGATTTGGCCTAAGACTGAGAATCCTGAAGAACTCTTTAGTGAAACTTCAGGACAGAGCTTGTTTGCTATTATCAATGGAAGGTGCGTTGATGATCCTGGTTCAATGGCATCGGATTTAACCGGAAAGTCACTTCTAGGCCTTGATGTTGCTACAAACAGAGACATCATAGGGATTGCTCTCGCCAACTTGATT AGGGTTCACTGGAGACGTGCTTCGAAGCCATCACCTGGACTAATGCTGACTTCTCCTCTTAGTCAACTTAATAGCGTCAGTGTTTCTAATTTTCCACTGTTGCGGCCTCAAGATCTTAG GTTGGCTATTGCGGCTGCTGAAAGGCTGTTGATTTTGGAACCTCTTAACTGGCGACTTCGAAGAGACCTTGGTATGATGCACTACTACGTCAG GCAATCTAGAGAGGCTATTCAAGAGCTGAGCATATGTATAGCCTTTGCATTTGACGAAGAAGAAGCAAAAGTGTTGACGCTTTTTGTTGAGAAACTTCATCTGCTCTCGTCGTTGAAGTCGCCCTTTGGCTCTGATCGCTTGGCCGTTCGCTGA
- the LOC106315747 gene encoding uncharacterized protein LOC106315747: protein MDSEDTKRQKRVFSLLALRFCTVIVFSVVSFFVLSFILGVLVIILGELWVSSSTSSASLASRCKILSSSVDLRSSKVCGIGLLNNKAQHVFHPFERDKFRCRYDYYWASVFKVEYKDHLMGQTRLAFSEAPNEALPPECRPNFGAALLTKDNFKVNETYDCWYAIGIPKIKLYQDGFFGCQANDLSFTDIFKQYAVLLSKLLQSWFNGKGRPKYWRYDVIAGIVSGFSTSIITVLVVRILSNAKSWFPRACCSVKSKLSKVNLFVQVKRACLVIAYFYILGWMATQYLKIIFPKA from the exons ATGGATTCTGAAGATACGAAGAGGCAAAAGAGGGTTTTCTCTTTGTTAGCTTTAAGATTCTGTACAGTGATAGTATTCTCGGTCGTCAGCTTCTTCGTCTTGTCGTTTATATTAGGAGTATTAGTGATTATACTCGGTGAACTCTGGGTTTCTTCTTCTACTTCCTCCGCCTCTCTTGCTTCCCGCTGCAAGATTCTTTCCAGCT CGGTTGATCTTAGGTCTTCCAAAGTGTGCGGCATTGGACTTTTGAACAACAAAGCACAACATGTGTTTCATCCTTTTGAGAGAGATAAGTTCAGATGTCGCTATGATTACTATTGGGCTTCTGTCTTCAAG GTAGAATATAAAGATCACTTAATGGGTCAAACAAGGCTAGCCTTCTCAGAAGCACCTAATGAAGCCCTTCCCCCTGAGTGCAGGCCTAACTTTGGTGCTGCTTTGCTTACCAAAGATAACTTCAAG GTGAACGAGACTTACGATTGCTGGTACGCAATAGGGATTCCAAAAATCAAGCTTTATCAGGACGGCTTTTTCGGTTGCCAAGCAAATGATCTCTCTTTCACCGACATTTTTAAACAATACGCTGTCTT GCTGTCTAAGTTATTACAGTCCTGGTTTAATGGAAAAGGAAGACCAAAGTACTGGAGATACGATGTGATCGCTGGCATTGTATCTGGCTTCTCAACCTCCATAATCACAGTCTTGGTCGTACGGATCTTAAGCAATGCAAAGTCTTGGTTCCCTCGAGCTTGTTGTTCGGTTAAGAGCAAGCTTTCTAAGGTGAACCTCTTCGTACAAGTGAAGCGTGCGTGTTTGGTCATTGCGTACTTCTACATTCTCGGATGGATGGCTACGCAGTACTTAAAAATTATTTTCCCAAAGGCTTAG
- the LOC106312117 gene encoding uncharacterized protein LOC106312117 isoform X1: MLCASSSSFGHASMTMASSPLSRFVGTTLRCDDQRRPSSWKMRNPIRTSAYPLFLNQLNKDSTRPNTYKEVTKPFRQIFAQEISTQSKDDDISIAKVLLYIAAEDEAFLAFNREMDAMSFVKENQSDSEEEQESVQDQSYPSKTDSEEHLLQLDGKSISEWLSELDAISKEVEAELVSRDIGCHSVQILEAVNTVLFDTRGFERTSKRLALDPKYSYLHSVLNSRCGTAFLFSVIYIEVCQRLGLPIVGARVGEEFLIWPKTENPEELFSETSGQSLFAIINGRCVDDPGSMASDLTGKSLLGLDVATNRDIIGIALANLIRVHWRRASKPSPGLMLTSPLSQLNSVSVSNFPLLRPQDLRLAIAAAERLLILEPLNWRLRRDLGMMHYYVRQSREAIQELSICIAFAFDEEEAKVLTLFVEKLHLLSSLKSPFGSDRLAVR, translated from the exons ATGTTGTGTGCGTCATCTTCTTCCTTTGGTCATGCATCTATGACTATGGCTTCTTCACCACTTTCCAGATTTGTTGGTACTACTCTCAG GTGTGATGATCAACGTCGTCCTTCTTCTTGGAAGATGAGGAATCCGATTAGAACTTCTGCTTACCCTCTCTTTCTCAATCAGCTTAACAAAGACTCAACAAGACCCAACACTTACAAAGAG GTCACTAAGCCCTTTCGCCAGATCTTTGCTCAAGAGATCTCTACACAATCGAAAGACGATGATATTTCGATTGCTAAG GTTCTCTTGTACATTGCTGCTGAAGATGAAGCCTTCTTGGCTTTTAACCGGGAGATGGATGCTATGTCTTTCGTAAAAGAGAACCAATCTGATTCTGAGGAGGAGCAGGAAAGTGTCCAAGACCAATCTTATCCTAGTAAGACAGACTCTGAGGAGCACCTACTGCAGTTGGATGGAAAGAGCATATCCGAATGGCTGAGTGAGCTAGACGCAATCTCCAAAGAAGTAGAGGCAGAACTAGTCTCACGAGACATCGGCTGCCACTCGGTTCAAATTCTCGAAGCTGTGAACACAGTTCTCTTCGACACGAGAGGCTTCGAGAGGACATCAAAACGCTTGGCGTTAGACCCCAAGTACTCCTACCTTCACTCTGTACTTAACTCTAGATGCGGCACTG CATTCTTGTTTAGCGTTATATACATTGAAGTTTGCCAGCGTCTCGGCTTGCCTATCGTGGGAGCTCGAGTTGGGGAAGAGTTTTTGATTTGGCCTAAGACTGAGAATCCTGAAGAACTCTTTAGTGAAACTTCAGGACAGAGCTTGTTTGCTATTATCAATGGAAGGTGCGTTGATGATCCTGGTTCAATGGCATCGGATTTAACCGGAAAGTCACTTCTAGGCCTTGATGTTGCTACAAACAGAGACATCATAGGGATTGCTCTCGCCAACTTGATT AGGGTTCACTGGAGACGTGCTTCGAAGCCATCACCTGGACTAATGCTGACTTCTCCTCTTAGTCAACTTAATAGCGTCAGTGTTTCTAATTTTCCACTGTTGCGGCCTCAAGATCTTAG GTTGGCTATTGCGGCTGCTGAAAGGCTGTTGATTTTGGAACCTCTTAACTGGCGACTTCGAAGAGACCTTGGTATGATGCACTACTACGTCAG GCAATCTAGAGAGGCTATTCAAGAGCTGAGCATATGTATAGCCTTTGCATTTGACGAAGAAGAAGCAAAAGTGTTGACGCTTTTTGTTGAGAAACTTCATCTGCTCTCGTCGTTGAAGTCGCCCTTTGGCTCTGATCGCTTGGCCGTTCGCTGA
- the LOC106312117 gene encoding uncharacterized protein LOC106312117 isoform X3 has translation MDAMSFVKENQSDSEEEQESVQDQSYPSKTDSEEHLLQLDGKSISEWLSELDAISKEVEAELVSRDIGCHSVQILEAVNTVLFDTRGFERTSKRLALDPKYSYLHSVLNSRCGTAFLFSVIYIEVCQRLGLPIVGARVGEEFLIWPKTENPEELFSETSGQSLFAIINGRCVDDPGSMASDLTGKSLLGLDVATNRDIIGIALANLIRVHWRRASKPSPGLMLTSPLSQLNSVSVSNFPLLRPQDLRLAIAAAERLLILEPLNWRLRRDLGMMHYYVRQSREAIQELSICIAFAFDEEEAKVLTLFVEKLHLLSSLKSPFGSDRLAVR, from the exons ATGGATGCTATGTCTTTCGTAAAAGAGAACCAATCTGATTCTGAGGAGGAGCAGGAAAGTGTCCAAGACCAATCTTATCCTAGTAAGACAGACTCTGAGGAGCACCTACTGCAGTTGGATGGAAAGAGCATATCCGAATGGCTGAGTGAGCTAGACGCAATCTCCAAAGAAGTAGAGGCAGAACTAGTCTCACGAGACATCGGCTGCCACTCGGTTCAAATTCTCGAAGCTGTGAACACAGTTCTCTTCGACACGAGAGGCTTCGAGAGGACATCAAAACGCTTGGCGTTAGACCCCAAGTACTCCTACCTTCACTCTGTACTTAACTCTAGATGCGGCACTG CATTCTTGTTTAGCGTTATATACATTGAAGTTTGCCAGCGTCTCGGCTTGCCTATCGTGGGAGCTCGAGTTGGGGAAGAGTTTTTGATTTGGCCTAAGACTGAGAATCCTGAAGAACTCTTTAGTGAAACTTCAGGACAGAGCTTGTTTGCTATTATCAATGGAAGGTGCGTTGATGATCCTGGTTCAATGGCATCGGATTTAACCGGAAAGTCACTTCTAGGCCTTGATGTTGCTACAAACAGAGACATCATAGGGATTGCTCTCGCCAACTTGATT AGGGTTCACTGGAGACGTGCTTCGAAGCCATCACCTGGACTAATGCTGACTTCTCCTCTTAGTCAACTTAATAGCGTCAGTGTTTCTAATTTTCCACTGTTGCGGCCTCAAGATCTTAG GTTGGCTATTGCGGCTGCTGAAAGGCTGTTGATTTTGGAACCTCTTAACTGGCGACTTCGAAGAGACCTTGGTATGATGCACTACTACGTCAG GCAATCTAGAGAGGCTATTCAAGAGCTGAGCATATGTATAGCCTTTGCATTTGACGAAGAAGAAGCAAAAGTGTTGACGCTTTTTGTTGAGAAACTTCATCTGCTCTCGTCGTTGAAGTCGCCCTTTGGCTCTGATCGCTTGGCCGTTCGCTGA
- the LOC106330403 gene encoding replication protein A 70 kDa DNA-binding subunit C-like, protein MAGLDFVSDLKPFKSMWKIRVKVIRLWKQYTCALGETMEMVLADSKGDMIHATVKKELVSQFVTLISQGESKLMVNFIVTMAAGSYRPTKHPYRIVFLPTTRLRMCDALPSNLTGLDPVKFESIKDGSQNTDCLVDVIGHIVEVSHVEVISVNGKDTQKLSLELRNQDDDRLPMVLWGKFATDVNDAIQLRGEHKIIVVLRFGKIKVWKDERSISNAYNVSDVALNPNLEEVQPFIELLPKDDMALAIVDPKPLALTNGVSDKDDFFIHTPRKSIADVKASRQVEKCVVMCTIVGIDSDMGWFYLSCKVCSKKVLTVPSESEDDGLDVFKHNYFCVKCNQHDPRLIPRYKLHVVVLDHTSDTKFLLFDNLAQKLLHQPCIELTGPITDEVQEPYLLPAAINNLVGKTFLFKIQIERENYLYKHETYKVLKIITNTDMISQFDLTQSPTVTIDNSIVSDAPEGSMMLRGCSSQQSDSTSLTPAKRIGAPVINLDETFDQTSVTRTNCPVKIKKEKKDKSG, encoded by the exons ATGGCAGGTTTGGACTTTGTTAGCGATTTGAAGCCGTTCAAGTCGATGTGGAAAATTCGTGTTAAGGTGATTCGTCTTTGGAAGCAGTATACTTGTGCTCTGGGAGAAACAATGGAAATGGTGTTAGCTGATTCAAAA GGCGATATGATCCATGCTACTGTGAAGAAAGAATTGGTCAGCCAGTTCGTGACCTTAATCAGTCAAGGTGAATCGAAGTTGATGGTGAATTTCATCGTCACAATGGCTGCTGGATCTTATCGCCCCACAAAGCACCCTTACCGAATTGTGTTCCTCCCGACGACTCGACTAAGAATGTGTGATGCTTTGCCTTCAAACTTGACTGGTTTAGACCCGGTCAAGTTTGAGTCTATTAAGGATGGTAGTCAGAACACGGACTGCTTGGTTG ATGTTATCGGACATATTGTTGAGGTTTCCCATGTGGAAGTTATTTCTGTGAATGGAAAAGATACCCAGAAGCTGTCACTGGAATTAAGGAACCAAGA TGATGATCGTCTGCCGATGGTGCTATGGGGTAAATTTGCAACAGATGTCAATGATGCTATCCAGCTAAGAGGTGAACATAAGATCATCGTAGTGTTGCGTTTCGGCAAAATAAAAGTCTGGAAAG ATGAACGTTCCATCTCGAATGCATACAATGTTTCCGATGTTGCTTTGAATCCTAATTTGGAGGAGGTTCAACCGTTTATTGAATT GTTACCTAAGGATGATATGGCCTTGGCCATTGTTGACCCTAAGCCTCTTGCATTAACTAATGGTGTTTCTGACAAGGATGATTTCTTTATCCATACCCCACGGAAAAGCATTGCTGATGTGAAGGCTTCAAGACAG GTGGAGAAGTGCGTTGTTATGTGCACTATTGTCGGGATTGATTCAGACATGGGGTGGTTCTATCTGAGCTGCAAGGTGTGTTCAAAAAAAGTGCTCACAGTGCCAAGCGAGTCTGAGGATGATGGACTCGATGTGTTCAAGCACAATTACTTTTGTGTGAAATGCAATCAGCACGACCCCCGACTTATTCCTAG GTATAAGTTGCATGTGGTTGTACTCGATCATACAAGCGACACTAAGTTCCTACTGTTTGATAACCTAGCACAGAAGCTCTTACATCAGCCTTGCATTGAGCTTACTGGACCCATAACCGATGAG GTTCAAGAACCGTATCTTTTGCCGGCTGCTATCAACAATTTGGTTGGTAAAACCTTTCTCTTCAAGATACAGATCGAGCGGGAAAACTATCTGTACAAGCATGAAACCTACAAGGTGTTGAAGATTATCACTAACACTGATATGATTTCTCAGTTTGACCTGACTCAATCCCCAACGGTTA CTATTGATAACAGTATTGTTTCTGATGCACCAGAG GGTTCGATGATGTTGCGTGGCTGTTCATCTCAGCAGTCTGACTCAACGAGTCTAACTCCAGCTAAAAGAATTGGGGCACCGGTTATCAATCTGGATGAAACATTTGACCAGACTTCTGTTACGCGCACTAATTGTCCAGTGAAGATCAAGAAGGAGAAGAAAGATAAAAGTGGCTAA
- the LOC106315756 gene encoding protein phosphatase 1 regulatory subunit 12C isoform X1: protein MAGGSGGGKSGASADLHSAARSGDLAAVQLIISSNPLAVNSRDKHSRTPNRLHLAAWAGHSEVVSYLCKNKADVGAAAVDDMGAIHFASQKGHLEVVRTLLSAGVSLKSITRKGLTPLHYAAQGSHLDLVKYLVKKGANVGATTKAGKNPADVAGNPETQTFLEECEEQARKDKVKNSQKKTEEVKPESCDVEGGDKGLKRKDSEDVNEEGEREETSSKAKKPKVVLRHLQESDDTEADQEEETEEPTNGTST, encoded by the exons ATGGCAGGCGGAAGCGGCGGCGGAAAATCAGGAGCATCGGCGGATCTTCACTCCGCGGCGAGATCCGGTGATTTAGCGGCAGTTCAGTTAATCATCAGCTCTAATCCTTTGGCCGTCAATTCGAGGGATAAGCATTCTCGGACTCC AAATAGACTACACTTAGCAGCATGGGCAGGCCACAGCGAGGTAGTGAGCTACTTATGCAAGAACAAAGCCGATGTTGGTGCTGCAGCAGTGGACGATATGGGTGCTATCCACTTTGCTTCCCAAAAGGGACACTTGGAAGTTGTGAGGACTCTTCTCTCCGCTGGGGTTTCACTGAAGTCCATCACTCGCAAGGGACTTACACCTCTTCACTACGCTGCTCAAGGTTCTCACTTGGACCTCGTTAAGTACCTGGTTAAGAAAGGAGCTAATGTCGGAGCCACAACAAAGGCCGGGAAGAATCCTGCGGATGTTGCGGGTAACCCTGAAACCCAAACCTTCCTTGAAGAATGTGAAGAGCAAGCGAGGAAAGATAAGGTGAAGAACAGTCAGAAAAAGACAGAGGAAGTGAAACCAGAGAGTTGTGATGTTGAAGGAGGTGATAAGGGTTTGAAAAGAAAGGATTCTGAAGATGTTAACGAGGAGGGAGAGAGAGAAGAAACTTCTTCCAAAGCGAAAAAGCCAAAAGTTGTTCTTCGTCATCTTCAGGAGAGTGATGACACAGAAGCTGACCAAGAAGAAGAAACTGAGGAACCAACCAATGGAACTTCAACTTGA